In the Sarcophilus harrisii chromosome 1, mSarHar1.11, whole genome shotgun sequence genome, one interval contains:
- the PDHB gene encoding pyruvate dehydrogenase E1 component subunit beta, mitochondrial, with the protein MAAGLVRSGLAGCGQQVSRLLRRRFHRSAPAALQVTVRDALNQAMDEELERDEKVFLLGEEVAQYDGAYKVSRGLWKKYGDKRIIDTPISEMGFAGIAVGAAMAGLRPICEFMTFNFSMQAIDQVINSAAKTYYMSGGLQPVPIVFRGPNGASAGVAAQHSQCFAAWYGHCPGLKVVSPWSSEDAKGLIKSAIRDDNPVVVLENELMYGVPFEFPEEAQSKDFLIPIGKAKIEREGTHITLVSHSRPVGHCMEAAAILSKEGIECEVINLRTIRPMDIETIEFSVMKTNHLVTVEGGWPQFGVGAEICARIMEGPAFNFLDAPAVRVTGADVPMPYAKILEENCIPQVKDIIFAAKKTLNI; encoded by the exons ATGGCGGCGGGGCTGGTGCGAAGCGGGCTGGCTGGCTGCGGCCAGCAG GTGTCCCGGTTGTTGAGGAGGCGCTTCCACCGCTCGGCGCCCGCCGCGCTGCAG GTGACAGTCCGAGATGCCTTGAATCAGGCCATGGATGAGGAGCTGGAGCGGGACGAGAAGGTCTTCCTGCTCGGGGAAGAGGTGGCTCAGTATGACGGTGCCTACAAG GTCAGCCGAGGCCTTTGGAAGAAGTACGGGGACAAGAGGATCATCGACACGCCCATATCGGAG ATGGGCTTTGCCGGGATTGCTGTCGGGGCTGCGATG GCTGGATTGAGGCCTATTTGTGAATTCATGACCTTCAATTTCTCAATGCAAGCCATTGACCAGGTTATCAATTCAGCTGCCAAGACTTACTACATGTCGGGCGGGCTTCAGCCCGTGCCCATCGTCTTCAGGGGGCCCAACGGGGCTTCGGCCGGCGTGGCTGCCCAGCATTCACAGTGTTTCGCGGCTTGGTACGGACACTGCCCTGGACTAAAGGTGGTCAGTCCTTGGAGTTCAGAGGATGCAAAAGGACTCATCAAATCAGCGATTCGAGATGACAATCCCG ttgtgGTCCTGGAAAACGAACTGATGTATGGAGTTCCTTTTGAATTTCCAGAGGAGGCTCAGTCAAAAGATTTCCTGATTCCTATTGGAAAAGctaaaatagaaagggaag GAACCCACATTACATTGGTTTCCCATTCACGACCTGTTGGCCATTGTATGGAAGCAGCTGCTATACTGTCTAAAGAGGGAATAGAATGTGAG GTGATCAATCTGCGCACCATTAGACCAATGGACATTGAGACCATCGAATTTAGCGTCATGAAGACCAATCACCTCGTGACGGTCGAAGGAGGCTGGCCCCAATTTGGAGTAGGAGCCGAGATCTGTGCCAGGATCATGGAAG GTCCCGCCTTTAACTTCCTCGATGCTCCTGCTGTCCGAGTCACAGGGGCTGATGTTCCTATGCCTTATGCAAAGATCCTGGAGGAAAACTGCATCCCGCAAGTCAAAGACATCATCTTTGCAGCCAAGAAAACTCTCAATATCTAA